The Kwoniella newhampshirensis strain CBS 13917 chromosome 11, whole genome shotgun sequence DNA segment ggtgtcCGAAATCTTATTTGATCTCCGTCTGAACATCTGTGGCACCCGCAAAAGACACAGGGGATGAATGACTCGATGCCTGAATCAATAAGGAATTTCATTTCCCATCGGAGCGCATATGCATACCTTATGATGGGCAATGATGCGCTCCAATCCCCAGCCAAAGATCTGGTCACCTTTCCGTCGGCTTGAAGTGCGGCAGACCAACGCTTGTGCCTTCGACGCATGTCATGGTCCGATTGTCTTTGCCGTATGTTAGTCAAGAGCGCATACAGCGAATCGATGGCCGGCCAGAGAACACCTTCACCATGAGGTCATATATAGAGCGCATGTACCGAGCGATGCGGTTCACACCACTCACGTGCATCTGGCCGCTATCGGATCGTACAACTGGCAAAGTATACGATGAAATTGGTCTACGCTCCCTTGGAGTTGATATGATTCCCTGCTCCCAAGTCATCTTGACATGTTTGCCATGACTGGTAGGACCCTGGCTTATAATACCGTGCTCATAAGCGCACTGAGAGCCCAATGTGCGGTGCGGCTCCCCCCTCAGGATCCACCAATCGTTTATATATCACGATTCTCACGTAGGTAACATCGCAAAATATACAACATGTATCTCGCTTCGGGTGAATTCGATCGTACTACACCACACCCCGTCATCGCTCAGGATCATAACTCTGTACCGTGCCTACATCGAGATGCGGCTGGAGTAGATTGTCCAACAACGCCTGCGTTTCCCTGTCCAAGTCGCCTGTGAAGAAACCGAAACTAGGATCCCAGCTTGGATCGATCTGCTGAGACTGTCCCATTGACAAATCGAAATTAGGATTCTGATTGAATGGATCGTACGTGACTGGTGTGGCAAGGTTCGTATGCTGTGCATGTCGGTGTTGTAGGTTGTGATTCACGTTTGAGCCGGCAGGAATGCTAAGCGGAAAGCAGAAAAAAAAAGTCAGCCGACTACATGCGAGATTGACCGTGACTCgacatccactcacctAGACCCATCTGAGATACTCGCTCCCGCCCATGCACTTAAATCATCAATCTGTCTCGGTGTCTGGTACAGGGTACCGTTGTAAGGAGGAGGTATAGGTTGTTGCGGGAAAGAGGGGTTCGCATACATTGGCATTGTGTAGGTCGGCAATGATCGAGGGGTGTCTCCAAAGGACGACGGCGAGATCAATGTTGGGTCCGAGGGAGGGTGATTCAGAGAAGTTGACGGTGGATTGCCCGAAGACAGATCcacaccatcaccatcgtTCTCCATCGACGTCCTTTCAGATGACCGTGTGCTGCTGCCCACTGACAGGCCGTACTCTGCCAATAGATTCTCTAACAATATTTGCTTCTGTTGAGCGGCCGGCCAAGAGAGCGCAATAAGCCTCATCAGCCGGATACATTCCTGTACTCGACCAAGCGCTTCCGCCTGTTTCTTCGGAGTTCGCGAGCTAGCcatggagaggaggtgagtggtaCCGGCGATGAAACAGCACTGCAAGGCCGTGGGAGGGGTGAATCGAAGATCATGTAGACGATGCCACGTTTGGAGAAGAGTGATGACTTGCACTGCAGCCTTGTCGCATTGCTACGATCGAGGATTTAGCGACCAGTACCCAGATTGAAGCACAGGACTTACCTTGACCGCCCAAGCCGCTGTGGAGTTCTGAGCATTCACGACGCTGCTATGGCTAGCGCTGGCTGGCAGTCCAGCCAAGGGACGGTAGaatggacgatgaaggagtATCACGAGCCAAGCGTGAGAAAGGTGCAACATGAGGATGTGAGGGAGGCCATTCTTTGGAGCATGATTGTAGAACGTCAATGCTGGTGGGAGACTTTCTAGCCAAGTACTGAGGGACAAGCTGAATAATATCAGCGTTGAGGTCAACAATTGGCGACTTACCTTATTTCGCTGATCACTCCTGTTCTTAGCAAAGTTGACATGTCCGCTTTGATGCCGTATCTGGTAGGTCAGCGACCAGGCTAAAGcaagacactcacaaagtATTCATGATCCTCTCTCCGATTCTCATGAGCTTGACAGTCTCCACAAAAGTCGTACTGATCATACCAGGCTGGGACTTGATCGGATGATCGGAATTCGAATCGTTCTTGCTATCCCACATCAATTGATCCAGCTGTTCGTCGACAGTCGGGGGCAGCGCTGTGAACTCCGGCAGAGTTATTGATCGTCCTATGTAAGGCGCCCAAAGACCCTCCTGCACGAAAGTCGTCCAAAATGTGACGTTTCGCTGCACCACATCAGCTACAGCCCATCAGTAGTTGCGCACGCACCTCTCTCGCTTGGACAGCCGTCACGTTCCCTCTCTTCAACATTCTGCTGTCATCCATATTCAATCCGACTGATCACCTGTCAGCTATTGTTGCCTCGGTCACCGACTCACGAGCTACACCACATCTCAGCGCCATCCCGATATACAACCAACCCAGGTTATGTTCCGCCGATAAACTATGGTACGAGGCCAAATGTGCCAAAGCTTGCACCGTCGCCACGCTCGGTTTCTCCCCCTCGTGATCTATGAAGCTCTTGGCCTGTTTGGCGAAAATCCTTCGTGTGGCCGGAGAACGAAGGTATGGCTCGTCGCAAAAACCAAGGGCGATTGCCAGGATGGCGTTGTGCAACAGGGGAGAGTAGTGGGAAGTCTTGGCGTGAACATCGGCGTAGAGAGCTGTGTTCATGTCTTGTCGGAAGAGAATAGGATTGGTCCGTTGACCTGGACACGATGCTCATCAGCGAAAGCCCACGACCGCAGACGCGATAGCATCGATGCGCTCACCCCAACAAGCGTAGAAGCGGAAGAATCGATCCAAAGCAGAATCATGTTGCTTTTCCGTAAGATATACGTCTTGTGGCAGGTATCTTGCGAAGCCATTGGGTAAAGCGACGGGAGGTTCGGGCGACAGGTCATGATATGCATCAAGACCATTGACATGCTCATGGCTGTATTTACCAAGATGACGAAAGGCAGATGTCGGGCCGTGTACTTGCAGGTCGCCTGTTTCACCTTCAACCTAGATCACCGATATGCTCCCAATCAGTTCATCCTAAACAACGGTCATAtggtcttccttccccaagcgagaaagaagagagtgaCAGGACACAAATGAGAACTCACGAGATGATCTTGAGACCATTCCCTCAGATCTCCTGGTCCTTCACCCAAATCACCATCGCCCGACCTATGTTCACCCTCACCTCCTTTACTGTCATCCTGATCTTCTACTCCCCCTACATCcagctctttcttctccaccccGCTCGACATCATTTCTCCTCCCCAGCCCATATCCCCCTGTGCTTTGCCTGGATCTAAGCCATGTTCTCTCAGTAGTCGTTCGAGGTCCTGGACTCTTGTGGTCAACGCTTGGACCTGTTGTCGTGAGAGGGGTTTACGATAATCTTCTCTGGGTTCCCAGTAGCATTCGTCCTGCACAAGCTATCAGTCAACACGCCCATTCGGTGAGATCGACTCAATGATCCAGTCTACCCATTGACACACACCTTGTAAACAGCGCAGGTAGTACATGATGGTCTGACACCATCACATTTACATCTCCTAGACGGACCATCCACTCGATCAGCACTTGTTCGATGATATAGTCGTATGTGAACTATATCcaaggaagaacgaggggACGCACCTTCTCCTGCACGGTTCACAGGCTTTCCCAACATtggtcctcctcttcttgggCTGTGCATTGCTTGTTGCCGTCGAGCTGCTTGCGCCAGTACCCGTCGGAATCGATGTGCTCGTACTGCCCGAAGCTACGTTCGAGGTATTCCCAGGTATATCGCTCATCGTTGCGGTCCCGCTACCCTCACTGTACGAACTACACTATTATGggaacgacgatgatgggtggTTGAGTGTAGGTGACGTTTGATGACAGACAAACGATTGCAGATTATGTCTGTTTCGACTCGTTGCCAAAAGTCAGCGAATGATGAAATAATGGTAATGATGAACGGGTAATGACCCTTTGATCCTTTATTACAGGAGTACGAGTGATTGCCCAGTCGGCGTCGGCGGGATTCGGGTTTCGTTTTGTTGCTCATGTGTGTAACTTGGTCAATCACTCTACTTGCCCAATTTGAATGAGCTCGCTTAGTATCAGGATCAAGATAACGATTGAAGCAACGGGATCTAGGTCATGGGGTTATGCATGGTGTCGCAAACCCCGCGCGCGAATGAGTTTGGGTCTGTTTCTGCATTCCAGTATGATACTTGAGCACGAAATAGCTGGTCATGGAATTGTGCCAAGTGGCTATTATACATCTCAGCGAAAGGAAAGAACTATCTATGAGCCTGTGTacatcttccccatcccTCTGACACCTCTTCTACGCTTTCAGAGTCAACACCGTCTGTCCGGGATCTAACACTGCTCCAGGCTTCGAGACGATCTTCTTAACCACTTTCCCATCCATACTCGCATCGGCCCGTACCGCTATGTCCGACCTCTGATCAGCACCAGATCATTCAAGATTGCAGtgagacactcaccgatttccatcttcatcgcttCGAGGATAGCAAGCGTTTGACCGTCTCTGACCGTGTCCCCGACCGCCACTTCGATCTTCCATACGCTAGATGTCATAGGTGCGATGACATTGATAGCCTCGCCTAAAATCACAAAAAACATCTCATTAGCACTTCATCTCATCAGAATCACTCTGTCGACGTTAGACACACCTTCCagttcttcatcatcatcaccttctgcggctttcttcgcttgttcttctctccaagCGTGAACCAATCGATTTTCTTCCTCTGTAGCTCTCTGACCAGCCTCGTTCCTTTTCTTGACAAACTCGGCAGTCTCCTCTTGTATACCTTCCAGGAATTTCCCGTAGGAAGAAGGGTCAAATGTCGTTTCTTCGAACTCGAAGGTGAATCGACCTGTCTTGAACTCCTCGTAGCATTTATCAAAGGCTGTCTGGTCGACCTCATAGAATTGTATCTGGTCAAACTCTCGAAGAAGCCAGGGATGTTCGAAGCCAGGTTTCGAGGCGTATGCCTGCACATGTATCAGCAATGAGTCAACGATTCGGCTACAAACTACTCACATCCCAGGTAGAGAGCGATCTACCCCAGAGCTGATAACCACCGGGTGATTCGAGAGGATATACTGTTGGAAATGTTCAGCAATGGTGATAGGCACGAACTCAGACAAGCACTTACTAACGACCAATGGTCCTCCCAATCCTACGGTACCCTCCGCCGTGAATGCTCTGACAGGGTTGTATTTTTGTGCGACATATACCAATCTGCAGCGGTATCAGTACTGACGATTGTATTTCCGGAGGGATTAGAACTTCTCGCTCACCTCGGATCTAAGGGGAGCATGAGAGGTGTTCCAGCCAAGAAGCTGACTTCCATGACGAGTTGAGGACAAGCCACGAtactcttcttcgcgaAATTCGTATCTTCCACGCCGTTAGCCTTCGCGATATACTCCATGTTGTCAGGCAAATAGACTGCTGATTTTCGGACGGTCTTCATGTAATCGGTAACGGCAGCTTTGGACAGGGGGTCGTCGAGCAAGATCGGGAATTTGAATATTCTGCTTGGAAGCGGTTGTGTGGAAGTGCCTAGTGTAGTTTCTAGGTCGATGAGGCTTTGCAGCATTTCCTTCTGGGTTGTCTTGAGAGAATCAAATTGGACGCAGTATGCTGTGTCGAGGTATAGATTAGCGAGAATCGCAGACTCCCTCGACGACCGTGGACTTACACCTCGCCGCTCCGATCACCGCCACCACTCCGCTGACACTACCGTCATTCAGTCGGTTGATTCGGTGCTGGATGTGTGCTCGTGTCAATGCAGCAGCAGTCATCGAACCATATGTGACGTGAATATGGCAATCACCAGCCTACGAAAAGTATCGATCAGTGCCTGCCCACTTGCTAAAGACAGCAATGAGTTGCGTACCTGTCTATACTTGATGTCCACGGTACCGTCAGAAGTGTTGGCAGGAATCTGGTGCAAAATAGTCTCCTGCCAATCTTCGGGGAGAGCTGTGTCGATCGATTTCAAGTCAGATTCGGCAATTTTCCCGCTAGCGAAATCGCTGGCTTGGGCGATATATGCTTCTGTTCGTTGTCGCAAGACAAGAGCAGAATCCCACGAGATTCGTTTCAGTCTGATCGAATCGCCGGGTCGACATTGTCCCAACCGCCAGAAGTCAGCCCTGACAATGGTTGTCGTTGTGGCCAAACCACCTGCCATTGGTGCGTCCTACCGGATGAGCCACCTATGTCAGCTATCTCGATCCTACAATTTTCTGTGACATGTAGACTCACGATCGGCAATATGACTGGATCATCACCGTTCCAATTCAGCCCTCCATACGAGTATGGCTCATCAATAACGTTGGCAGGATGActtccaccttcgccaCCATCTGACCTAGCCCAATTGAGCCGAGGACCTTTCAATCGATAGCCGGACCGCGTAGCGTTGTGTGAGATCTTCCACTCAGTCTCATACAAAATCTTTCGATCTACCATCCAGGACATCAGTATATATAAGTCTGGACGGTCAAGGGAATCTttctcaccttcctcggTCGTGAATTCTGGTTCGTCATGGGGTCCAGGCATAACATAGAGTTCCCACTTGTTCTTCCATAGACTGTCCAAGCGAGCAGCTTGAGGGATAGCCAGGGGTTTATATTCTTTGGCCCATTGCTCCGTCCTCGTGTCGAGCTCCAAACTATCGTTGGGTAGCAAATGTCGCCCTTGAAAACCACCAAGCTTGAGAGTTGAAGTGGTACTCTTTGAGCCGAGGTATTCTGGTACAGCGGGGAAACCACCTTTCACGGCGATATACGTTCGACATCCCGTACTGACCATGCCAAGCTTCAGGGTTTTGCCAGCAGGAACAAGTAATCGAGAATACATGTCGACCTTCTTGCCGTCAATGGTCGCTTCCACGACACCTCCGGTGATCGCCACAACCGCGGACACATGGAAGAGCACTTCAGGTCCAACCAGAGTCACTTCGAGAGCTTCGACGTTCTCGTCGTTCCCAACCAAAATATTCGCAAGACGGAAAGAGATAGGATCCATGGGTCCAGACTCTGGCACACCGTTACCGACACCTTGTCTTGCTGGCAAATCTTGGATCGTGGTGTATGCACCGCCCGAGATGACATCCACGGTAATGGGTGTGAACTTGAAGCTCTCACTGGTGAGGAAAGCGGTGGTAGTGTCTCCCTTTCTGAAAGCCTCAGAAGCTACGATTGCAGCGAGGTACTGGAAGTTGGTAGGACATCCTTGCACTTTGCTCTTCGTCAGCGTTGCCAGCATTTTGTCGGTCGCAAGATCGTGAGATTCGGCATCCCAGACGATGACTTTGGCAATCATGGGATCGTAGAAGGGCGAGATGTTGGTTCCTGATGTGATCCAAGTGTCGACTCGGACACCTTCCGCCGCGTACCATTGTACATTCTGGAGGAGACCAGGTGAAGGTGCGAAGTTTCTCGAGGGGACTTCGGCATAGACTCGAGCTTCGATGGCGAATCCCGTGGGCTTGGTCTTTTGTAATTTGCATAAAGCTTCAATCTCGAGACCGCCTTTACCCCGAGCTTGCATTTCGGCTTGTTGCAGCATTAGGGAAACGAGGTCGACATCATAGCACATCTCGGTGATACCGTGTTCGACCTGTAATCGGGTGCTAAGGCAAGTGCGATGTCAACACATACTTGCCATGCATCGATAGTGAGAGAGAATCGTGGAGTTGTGACCTGACTCACTTCATCTCCAGGAAGTAGAAGTCGCCAGTGAGGTCATCGACAAGGAATCTATGCACAAGTCAGTGGTACTTTCCAACATAAGAACGTATACACTCACTCCACTGTTCCTGCACTTCCATAACCCACATTGCTCGCCAGTGACACAGCGCAGGACGTCAattcttctctcatccctGAACGAAGTCTACGTCAGCTGGCTCTCTTCACTCTTACAGTGCtatccactcacctggtcGCCCGTGTACGAACGGTGAAGGACATTCTTCAACCACTTTCTGATGTCTTCTCTGAATACTACATTCCCTCTCTCCGAAATGGACCGCACCGCCTATCCCGTTCCCGAACACCTGAACTTCCACATGTCGAGACTTGGCGACGTACTTCTCCATGAACATGCCCGTGTTCTTGAACAGGGTCGCTCCTCTTGCGTGGACCGAAGCGAATGCGGCGAAGATTTCAGATGAGGAATAACATATTTGAAGTCCcatcccacctcctcctgcgGTAGCCTTGAGCATCACCTGAAGGAGCCAAGATAAGCTGGTGCCAGGAAGGAcaggagcagaagagctTGCACTACTGACCGGGTATCCAATCTtttctgctgctgctaAAGCGTCCTCCGCTGAACTGAGCAAGTCTGTACCAGAGATGACCGGTACCTGCCCCACGGACCTACGTCAGTAATAGATACCACTTCGAGCCAAGTAAAGCTCACCCCTGCTTGCACCGCCAGCTCTCGAGCGGTATGCTTCAGACCAAACTTCCGTATCACCTCGGAAGAAGGCCCAACCCATGTCAATCCTGCTgcttccaccttctccgcgAACCCATCGTTTTCTGACAAAAAGCCTGCGAGTTCGATAAAGCGGTCAGTAAGCTGCACCCAACGACGGCAGATGAGCGAGCACAGGAGGACCACCTACCGTAGCCCGGAACGATCGCATTGGctccgctcttcctcgctatTTCCAgcacatcttcctcgctgaTGTAAGCCGTTTGATCGTTGCCGGGTAACAACCAAGCTTCATCCGCTGATCTGACGTGCGCACTCGACCTGTCCGCCTTGGAATAGATCGCTATGCTGACGAGACCGAGCTGCCTGCATGATTTGATGATACGACATGCTATCTCACCACGATTGGCTATGAGCACTTTCCGTATGTTCTGAAACGAATCGATGACGAGCATGGTGTTGTGTATCGATGAAGGGGCAGACAGAGTGGAGGGGTGGGGCAGGGGGGGGGGAATTTCAACGTGTGGACCGGTTATTATCTCGATGACTACTAAACTAGTCCAACTCATTCCTATTGTCTTCGCCGTCTCAATTGAATCAACTCGACACGAAGGTCCCTAGCTTCGCTTGGCCAAGACAAGCTTGCATCACCGTGctacatcttcctcatgcACATCATGTCGCATCCATCGGGCTTATCTGGGTTTGTTGCACAAGCTACGTACTTGTTCTTGCTTCCGAAAGTTGTAATCAGTCGCCTCTCCATCCCGATCACGTACTGCACTGTATTTCGGGGAGATGCTCCAACCGATTTTCCGGTCAGATTCCGGGGAAACCATCTGTCTGCGTCTTAATCAGTTGAACCATCAGGTCTCGCATTGTCGTCCCTCAGTCATCGCTTAATCCTTCTAGATCAGGTGTGATATCGTATGGCAGGGTCCGAGTGTGGAACGGATGCGAGATGCATTGATTGGCGGGGTCTGTATCTTTTGTTTTCGGTCTGAAGGTTTGGTGAACATCACACCTATGATTTCGCTTTGAATGGTCGATTACATGTCATGATCAACCGACTTTCCATGTCATGGATACGGCCTTTACTTCGACCTAATCTCTCTACCATCTCCACTTCACGCTCCTTCACTCCAACGTCCTTTCATCGCAACATGGTCAACATCTCCAACGGCGCCGGCGCCGGCTCtgtcccatctcatcaatTATCGCggatcgagatcaacgTCGATTGCGGCGAAGCATTCGGTCTCTGGGAAGGTGGACCTGACGAGGAACTCATGCCCATGATCGATGCCGCGAACATTGCTTGTGGGGGACACGCTGGTGATCCAGTCATCATGAGACGGACGGTCGCCCTGGCAAAGAAGCATGGCATCAAAGTTGGAGCTCGTGAGTGATCATAACTGTCTTCATGTTCCGTTGCCCAGCTGATGATGTCC contains these protein-coding regions:
- a CDS encoding urea carboxylase; amino-acid sequence: MLVIDSFQNIRKVLIANRGEIACRIIKSCRQLGLVSIAIYSKADRSSAHVRSADEAWLLPGNDQTAYISEEDVLEIARKSGANAIVPGYGFLSENDGFAEKVEAAGLTWVGPSSEVIRKFGLKHTARELAVQAGVPVISGTDLLSSAEDALAAAEKIGYPVMLKATAGGGGMGLQICYSSSEIFAAFASVHARGATLFKNTGMFMEKYVAKSRHVEVQVFGNGIGGAVHFGERECSIQRRHQKVVEECPSPFVHGRPGMREELTSCAVSLASNVGYGSAGTVEFLVDDLTGDFYFLEMNTRLQVEHGITEMCYDVDLVSLMLQQAEMQARGKGGLEIEALCKLQKTKPTGFAIEARVYAEVPSRNFAPSPGLLQNVQWYAAEGVRVDTWITSGTNISPFYDPMIAKVIVWDAESHDLATDKMLATLTKSKVQGCPTNFQYLAAIVASEAFRKGDTTTAFLTSESFKFTPITVDVISGGAYTTIQDLPARQGVGNGVPESGPMDPISFRLANILVGNDENVEALEVTLVGPEVLFHVSAVVAITGGVVEATIDGKKVDMYSRLLVPAGKTLKLGMVSTGCRTYIAVKGGFPAVPEYLGSKSTTSTLKLGGFQGRHLLPNDSLELDTRTEQWAKEYKPLAIPQAARLDSLWKNKWELYVMPGPHDEPEFTTEEDRKILYETEWKISHNATRSGYRLKGPRLNWARSDGGEGGSHPANVIDEPYSYGGLNWNGDDPVILPIDAPMAGGLATTTTIVRADFWRLGQCRPGDSIRLKRISWDSALVLRQRTEAYIAQASDFASGKIAESDLKSIDTALPEDWQETILHQIPANTSDGTVDIKYRQAGDCHIHVTYGSMTAAALTRAHIQHRINRLNDGSVSGVVAVIGAARSYCVQFDSLKTTQKEMLQSLIDLETTLGTSTQPLPSRIFKFPILLDDPLSKAAVTDYMKTVRKSAVYLPDNMEYIAKANGVEDTNFAKKSIVACPQLVMEVSFLAGTPLMLPLDPRLVYVAQKYNPVRAFTAEGTVGLGGPLVVIYPLESPGGYQLWGRSLSTWDAYASKPGFEHPWLLREFDQIQFYEVDQTAFDKCYEEFKTGRFTFEFEETTFDPSSYGKFLEGIQEETAEFVKKRNEAGQRATEEENRLVHAWREEQAKKAAEGDDDEELEGEAINVIAPMTSSVWKIEVAVGDTVRDGQTLAILEAMKMEIAVRADASMDGKVVKKIVSKPGAVLDPGQTVLTLKA